In one window of Deinococcus radiotolerans DNA:
- a CDS encoding IclR family transcriptional regulator, with amino-acid sequence MNTAIQSAERGAHGTDVPTLERPLYLLTFFTPRQPEWTLAKLARASGLPKASCLRALRVLEKYELLRRDGDGYRLGSGFIAMKAHVQVHAPPLNVALAHMEHLREQTGLAVAWAVLDGQDTLYTEVLPTPGGPLSPGERRDVLSDASGRLLLAFGTLSLRERLLGQAGAGRATLDTLDQVTRRAWLSPPRREDVASGWPQVAAPVFRAGGTLVAALSVSWPDWPEWPLTAEALRALSDTARRVSHDMGYLRPWAGDAAFFLDVATKLPD; translated from the coding sequence GTGAACACAGCGATTCAGTCAGCGGAACGGGGCGCGCACGGGACGGACGTGCCGACCCTGGAGCGCCCGCTGTACCTGCTGACGTTCTTCACGCCGCGCCAGCCGGAGTGGACGCTGGCGAAACTCGCGCGGGCCAGTGGCCTGCCCAAGGCCAGCTGCCTGCGCGCGCTGCGCGTCCTGGAGAAGTACGAACTGCTGCGCCGCGACGGAGACGGGTACCGGCTGGGCAGCGGCTTCATTGCCATGAAAGCGCACGTGCAGGTGCACGCCCCGCCACTGAACGTCGCGCTGGCCCACATGGAACACCTGCGTGAGCAGACGGGCCTGGCCGTGGCGTGGGCCGTGCTGGACGGTCAGGACACCCTGTACACCGAGGTGCTGCCCACCCCTGGGGGCCCGCTGAGTCCTGGCGAGCGGCGGGACGTGCTGAGTGACGCGTCGGGGCGGCTGCTGCTGGCCTTCGGGACGCTGTCCCTGCGGGAGCGGCTGCTGGGGCAGGCGGGCGCAGGGCGCGCCACGCTGGACACGCTGGATCAGGTGACGCGCCGCGCGTGGCTGTCCCCACCGCGCCGCGAGGACGTGGCGAGCGGGTGGCCGCAGGTGGCCGCGCCGGTCTTCCGCGCCGGAGGCACGCTGGTCGCGGCGCTGAGCGTGTCCTGGCCGGACTGGCCCGAGTGGCCGCTCACGGCCGAGGCGCTGCGGGCCCTGTCGGACACGGCGCGCCGCGTGTCGCATGACATGGGCTACCTGCGCCCCTGGGCAGGTGACGCCGCGTTCTTCTTGGACGTCGCAACGAAATTACCGGACTGA
- a CDS encoding NAD(P)/FAD-dependent oxidoreductase gives MDLRSGRAFWPLTNGLMHTYPPLSGDERADVLVIGAGITGALMADQLTAAGLNVVVTDLRDAAFGSTSASTALLQYEIDTNLVDLIPMTGQADAERAYHLCREAIDMVRDLTAELPDDCGFRERGSLYYASNRRDARMLAQEHAARTRAGLNVEHLDARNLKARFGITAPAALFSRDGAEVDPYRLAQHLLQRAQSRGARVYDRTEVTRLDEPRDRHGGDFTAHTDRNAKIQARWVIVATGYEAEKFLGRRLAQLKNSYALATEPIAETDGELWPTGCLIWETARPYLYARTTQDGRVVIGGEDDNHHSPARRERALPAKQKRLERKLGKLLPHLHPETAFAWAGTFGETKDGLAYIGPREKGDRLLFALGYGGNGITYSVQAARLLTDLIQGEEHDDLRIFRLDR, from the coding sequence ATGGATCTCCGTAGCGGACGCGCCTTCTGGCCCCTCACCAACGGCCTCATGCACACCTACCCGCCCCTGAGCGGCGACGAGCGCGCCGACGTGCTTGTCATCGGGGCGGGCATCACAGGTGCCCTGATGGCCGATCAGCTGACCGCCGCCGGGCTGAATGTCGTCGTGACCGACCTGCGCGACGCCGCGTTCGGCAGCACCAGCGCCAGCACCGCCCTCCTCCAGTACGAGATCGACACGAACCTCGTGGACCTGATTCCCATGACCGGGCAGGCCGACGCGGAACGCGCCTACCACCTGTGCCGCGAGGCCATCGACATGGTGCGCGACCTGACCGCCGAGCTGCCCGACGACTGCGGGTTCCGCGAGCGGGGCAGCCTGTACTACGCCAGCAACCGCCGCGACGCCCGCATGCTCGCGCAGGAGCACGCCGCCCGCACCCGCGCCGGCCTGAATGTCGAACATCTGGACGCCCGCAACCTGAAGGCCCGCTTCGGGATCACTGCACCTGCCGCACTGTTCAGCAGAGACGGCGCGGAGGTCGACCCGTACCGCCTCGCGCAGCACCTGCTTCAGCGGGCGCAGTCCCGGGGCGCGCGGGTGTACGACCGCACGGAAGTCACCCGCCTGGACGAGCCCAGAGATAGGCACGGAGGCGACTTCACGGCGCACACTGACCGGAACGCGAAGATCCAGGCCCGCTGGGTCATCGTCGCCACCGGGTACGAGGCCGAGAAGTTCCTCGGCAGGCGCCTCGCGCAGCTGAAGAACTCCTACGCCCTGGCGACCGAACCCATCGCAGAAACCGACGGGGAACTGTGGCCCACCGGCTGCCTCATCTGGGAGACGGCCCGCCCGTACCTGTACGCCCGCACCACCCAGGACGGCCGCGTCGTCATCGGCGGCGAGGACGACAACCACCACAGCCCAGCCCGCCGCGAACGCGCCCTGCCCGCCAAGCAGAAACGACTCGAACGCAAACTCGGCAAGCTTCTCCCGCACCTCCACCCGGAAACAGCCTTCGCCTGGGCCGGCACCTTCGGCGAGACGAAAGATGGTCTGGCGTACATCGGCCCCCGGGAGAAGGGCGACCGACTGCTGTTCGCCCTCGGCTACGGGGGGAACGGCATCACGTACAGCGTGCAGGCCGCCCGCCTCCTCACGGACCTGATCCAGGGAGAGGAGCACGACGACCTGCGGATCTTCCGGCTCGACCGGTAA
- a CDS encoding Gfo/Idh/MocA family protein: MPLKPDIKAPEAQRERVGFALVGIGKLTAEELIPAACTSKHAYVAALVSGEADKAQGFARALGLTEQDAYTYEEFDELAGRDDVQAVYIVTPNSLHREYATRAARLGKHVLCEKPLGVNAEDAQAIVDACKEAGVLLMTAYRCQYTPEHWAARAAVQGGTLGEVRLLHSIHAQVEDDPEAWRLKRELAGGGPLPDVGIYSLNTLRFITGQEPEWVFATQHQPDGNPRFREVEASMSALLGFPGGVSATLQTSYAAFKTTSLRAMGEKGSLNMEPAFPYDGLKVQVSSEGGTHEPTFPEYDQFTLEFDHFAQCIRSGDTPWTPGEEGVQDHVIMDALYESARTGQVVRLPTQTSADAFRGTKPQLPQK; this comes from the coding sequence ATGCCCCTGAAACCGGACATCAAAGCGCCCGAAGCGCAGCGTGAGCGCGTGGGGTTCGCCCTGGTCGGCATCGGCAAGCTGACCGCCGAGGAGCTCATTCCCGCCGCCTGCACCAGCAAGCACGCGTACGTCGCCGCGCTCGTCAGCGGCGAGGCGGACAAGGCGCAGGGTTTCGCGCGCGCCCTGGGCCTGACCGAGCAGGACGCCTACACCTACGAGGAGTTCGACGAACTGGCGGGCCGCGACGACGTGCAGGCGGTGTACATCGTCACGCCGAACAGCCTGCACCGCGAGTACGCCACCCGCGCCGCCCGCCTGGGCAAGCACGTCCTGTGCGAGAAACCGCTGGGCGTGAACGCCGAGGACGCCCAGGCCATCGTGGACGCCTGCAAAGAGGCCGGGGTGCTCCTGATGACCGCGTACCGCTGCCAGTACACCCCGGAACACTGGGCGGCCAGGGCCGCCGTGCAGGGCGGCACGCTGGGCGAGGTGCGGCTGCTGCACTCCATCCACGCGCAGGTCGAGGACGACCCAGAGGCGTGGCGCCTGAAACGCGAGCTAGCGGGCGGCGGGCCGCTGCCGGACGTGGGTATCTACAGCCTGAACACCCTGCGTTTCATCACGGGGCAGGAACCCGAGTGGGTGTTCGCCACGCAGCATCAGCCCGACGGCAACCCGCGATTCCGCGAGGTCGAGGCCTCCATGAGTGCCCTGCTGGGCTTCCCCGGCGGCGTCAGCGCCACCCTTCAGACGAGTTACGCGGCGTTCAAGACCACCTCCCTGCGCGCCATGGGCGAGAAGGGCAGCCTGAACATGGAACCCGCCTTCCCCTACGACGGCCTGAAGGTACAGGTCAGCAGCGAGGGCGGCACCCACGAACCCACATTCCCCGAGTACGACCAGTTCACGCTGGAATTCGACCACTTCGCGCAGTGCATCCGCAGCGGCGATACCCCGTGGACGCCCGGTGAGGAGGGCGTGCAGGACCACGTCATCATGGACGCCCTGTACGAGAGTGCCCGCACCGGGCAGGTCGTGCGCCTCCCCACCCAGACCAGCGCGGACGCGTTCCGGGGTACGAAACCACAACTGCCCCAGAAGTAG
- a CDS encoding GGDEF domain-containing protein, translating to MSTVEQLERHLCGARGQTRLRVLLDLAAELWDKNPADAVRRARDAAALAGRLNDPGALARATLELGRGQSRLGHYDAARATLQRAITLHEAAGDELGLARSWMGLGTVRSNLGELPQALEAHFAAQTLFERRSNDWFLSACLNNLGVVYQRLEDHTAAMNYSLRALRLATGAGNTVVRISATNNVGNVAMDMDRHEEALSYQTEALHLARVHGSPYNEIVALTNLGILHSRLGQFPQAREHLSRAGELAQAASDLDNLVEVHAELGHMHHQSGQWPDALGAYARALELVNRMGDFYLQARLHLRRGETLLRLHDHAQAGDALRRALNLAGRISADRIASEAHQHLSDLHEQTGDLSGALRHLREHLRLTVAISRAAAERRSAVRLIEHETERSRQVAAAQRDLIEQLSLASGTLSGPDTPAWTLDLLRSQQQLAQQANLDPLTGLFNRRFLEQRLNGEFECARRQHQPLAVAVLDLGPLRPDATAHAATDDVLREISGHLRRQVRQLDVLARLDDHRLALLLPQTSPDGALLLCSRLRASAGALRFPHLPHPQVTLSVGLCTDTACAHPDDMLERAQQLLYAARAAGDGQIAADFTAP from the coding sequence ATGTCCACCGTTGAGCAGCTGGAACGTCACCTGTGCGGCGCGCGCGGTCAGACGCGCCTGCGGGTGCTGCTGGATCTCGCGGCGGAACTGTGGGACAAGAACCCGGCCGACGCGGTTCGCCGCGCACGTGACGCGGCCGCCCTGGCCGGGCGCCTGAACGACCCGGGCGCCCTGGCCCGCGCCACGCTGGAACTCGGGCGGGGCCAGTCCAGGCTCGGTCACTACGATGCGGCGCGGGCCACGCTGCAGCGCGCCATCACGCTGCACGAGGCGGCCGGGGACGAGCTGGGTCTGGCGCGCAGCTGGATGGGGCTGGGGACCGTCCGCTCGAACCTGGGTGAACTGCCGCAGGCCCTTGAAGCGCATTTTGCCGCGCAGACACTCTTCGAGCGCCGCAGCAACGACTGGTTCCTCAGCGCGTGCCTGAACAACCTCGGCGTGGTCTACCAGCGCCTGGAGGACCACACGGCCGCCATGAACTACAGCCTGCGGGCGCTGCGCCTGGCGACCGGGGCGGGGAACACGGTCGTGCGGATCTCCGCGACGAACAATGTCGGGAACGTCGCCATGGACATGGACCGGCATGAGGAGGCCCTGTCGTACCAGACCGAGGCGCTGCACCTGGCGCGCGTGCACGGCAGCCCGTACAACGAGATCGTGGCCCTGACGAACCTGGGCATCCTGCACAGCCGACTGGGGCAGTTCCCGCAGGCGCGGGAACACCTGAGCCGCGCCGGGGAGCTCGCCCAGGCAGCCAGTGACCTGGACAACTTGGTCGAGGTGCACGCCGAGCTGGGCCACATGCACCACCAGTCCGGGCAGTGGCCGGACGCCCTGGGCGCCTACGCCCGCGCGCTGGAGCTCGTGAACCGCATGGGGGACTTCTACCTGCAAGCGCGCCTGCACCTGCGCCGCGGCGAGACCCTGCTGCGCCTGCATGACCACGCGCAGGCCGGGGACGCCCTGCGCCGCGCCCTGAACCTTGCCGGGCGGATCAGCGCGGACCGCATCGCCAGCGAAGCGCACCAACACCTGAGCGACCTGCACGAGCAGACCGGGGACCTGAGCGGCGCGCTGCGTCATCTGCGCGAGCACCTGCGGCTCACGGTCGCCATCAGCCGCGCCGCGGCCGAGCGCCGCAGCGCCGTGCGGCTCATCGAGCATGAAACCGAGCGGAGTCGTCAGGTGGCCGCCGCGCAACGTGACCTAATCGAGCAGCTGAGCCTCGCCTCCGGCACGCTGAGCGGCCCGGACACGCCCGCCTGGACCCTGGACCTCCTGCGCAGCCAGCAGCAGCTCGCGCAGCAGGCCAACCTTGACCCCCTGACCGGCCTGTTCAACCGCCGCTTCCTGGAGCAGCGCCTGAACGGGGAATTCGAGTGCGCGCGGCGGCAGCACCAGCCGCTCGCCGTGGCGGTGCTGGACCTCGGCCCGTTGCGGCCGGACGCCACCGCTCACGCCGCCACGGACGACGTTCTGCGCGAGATCAGCGGCCACCTGCGCCGACAGGTCCGCCAGCTGGACGTGCTGGCCCGCCTGGATGACCACCGCCTCGCGCTGCTGCTCCCGCAGACCAGCCCGGACGGCGCGCTGCTCCTGTGCAGCCGCCTGCGCGCCAGTGCCGGCGCCCTGCGCTTCCCGCACCTGCCCCACCCGCAGGTCACCCTGAGCGTCGGCCTGTGCACCGACACCGCCTGCGCCCACCCGGACGACATGCTTGAACGCGCCCAGCAGCTGCTGTACGCCGCGCGGGCCGCCGGGGACGGTCAGATCGCAGCGGACTTCACGGCCCCCTGA
- a CDS encoding aspartate carbamoyltransferase catalytic subunit: MNAPTSMGARPPHLLDFQDWTPERLGAILDNADTMLQVLDRPVKKVPALQGLTVCNAFFENSTRTRTSFELAARRMSADVLTFAAGASSVSKGESLRDTLEVLTSYKVDAYIVRHHAAGAAHLVARYSGKPVINAGDGRRAHPTQALLDAYTIRQEYGSLEGKKVAILGDVRHSRVARSNAELLPKLGAQVVLCGPATLLPPGLAHMPGVTLTTDPKEAVRGAHAVMALRLQRERMGGGFLGSLQEYANTYQVNDTLLKDAESGAIVLHPGPMNRDLEISSDAADGPQSRILKQVENGQAIRMSVLYHLLVGRN; this comes from the coding sequence ATGAACGCCCCCACCAGCATGGGCGCCCGCCCACCCCACCTCCTGGACTTCCAGGACTGGACGCCCGAACGCCTGGGCGCCATCCTCGACAACGCCGACACCATGCTCCAGGTGCTTGACCGGCCCGTAAAGAAGGTCCCGGCCCTCCAGGGCCTGACGGTCTGCAACGCGTTCTTTGAGAACAGCACCCGCACCCGCACCAGCTTCGAACTGGCCGCCCGGCGCATGAGCGCCGACGTCCTCACGTTCGCCGCCGGGGCCAGCAGCGTCAGCAAGGGCGAGAGCCTGCGTGACACGCTGGAAGTCCTGACCTCCTACAAGGTCGACGCGTACATCGTGCGCCACCACGCCGCCGGCGCCGCGCATCTGGTGGCCCGCTACAGCGGCAAGCCCGTCATCAACGCCGGGGACGGCCGCCGCGCCCACCCCACCCAGGCGCTGCTCGACGCGTACACCATCCGTCAGGAATATGGCAGCCTAGAAGGCAAGAAGGTCGCCATTCTGGGTGACGTCCGCCACAGCCGCGTGGCGCGCAGCAACGCCGAACTGCTGCCCAAACTGGGCGCGCAGGTCGTCCTGTGCGGCCCCGCCACCCTCCTCCCCCCCGGCCTCGCCCACATGCCGGGCGTGACCCTCACCACGGACCCCAAGGAAGCCGTGCGCGGCGCCCACGCCGTCATGGCACTGCGCCTCCAGCGCGAACGCATGGGAGGCGGGTTCCTCGGCAGCCTCCAGGAATACGCCAACACCTACCAGGTGAACGACACCCTGCTGAAAGACGCCGAGAGCGGCGCCATCGTCCTGCACCCCGGCCCAATGAACCGCGACCTGGAAATCAGCAGCGACGCCGCCGACGGCCCTCAGAGCCGCATCCTGAAACAGGTCGAGAACGGACAGGCCATCCGCATGAGCGTCCTCTACCACCTGCTCGTCGGACGGAACTGA
- a CDS encoding S8 family peptidase, protein MHARSTLAAITLTCLLAACGQQAATPQSGLPTTEGAARTHTQAPLLGTSNPDAIPGQYIVVMNGAAASSLASQGGGLIQALGLNPQGVTVLNVYDQALNGFAAKLSAQNVAKLQGDPRVKYIQQDSMSRATATQSGAVWGLDRTDQRNLPLDGSYTYSTTASGVKVYIIDTGIRVTHQEFGGRAVWGSNQTGDGNNTDCGGHGTHVAGTVGSTTYGVAKGVKLIAVKVLGCDGRGSNSGIIAGINWALNNKGSGTAIANLSLGGGVDQAENDAVTNANSKGLFMAIAAGNENQNACNVSPASAAGAFTVGATTKTDRRADPNDWGYTASGSPLGSNYGTCVDISAPGTGITSTVNTSDTAISSATWNGTSMATPHVAGAAALVLAANPSYTPDQIKTALLNAATTGKLTNLNGSPDKLLYVGTGSTTPTPTPTPGTTYQGSVNAGYSAYEPKTSGYFQYAGGTLKGALTGASGTDFDLYLQKWNGSVWADVAAAEGSTSTENITYVAASGYYRWQIYAYSGSGAYTLVENR, encoded by the coding sequence ATGCACGCACGCTCCACCCTCGCCGCCATCACCCTCACCTGCCTCCTTGCCGCCTGCGGTCAACAGGCCGCCACCCCACAGTCGGGCCTGCCCACCACCGAAGGCGCGGCCCGCACCCACACCCAGGCGCCCCTGCTGGGCACCAGCAACCCAGACGCCATTCCCGGCCAGTACATCGTCGTCATGAACGGCGCCGCCGCCAGCAGCCTCGCCAGTCAGGGCGGCGGCCTCATTCAGGCGCTCGGCCTCAACCCACAGGGCGTGACGGTCCTGAACGTCTACGACCAGGCCCTGAACGGCTTCGCCGCGAAGCTCAGCGCGCAGAACGTCGCGAAACTCCAGGGTGACCCGCGCGTCAAGTACATCCAGCAGGACAGCATGTCGCGCGCTACCGCCACCCAGTCCGGCGCCGTGTGGGGCCTGGACCGCACCGACCAGCGCAACCTCCCCCTGGACGGCAGCTACACCTACAGCACCACCGCCAGCGGCGTGAAGGTCTACATCATCGACACCGGCATCCGCGTCACCCACCAGGAATTCGGGGGCCGCGCCGTGTGGGGCAGCAACCAGACCGGCGACGGGAACAACACCGACTGCGGCGGACACGGCACTCACGTGGCTGGCACGGTCGGCAGCACCACCTACGGCGTCGCCAAGGGCGTGAAATTGATCGCCGTGAAGGTCCTGGGCTGCGACGGACGCGGCTCGAACAGCGGCATCATCGCCGGGATCAACTGGGCCCTGAACAACAAGGGCAGCGGCACCGCCATCGCCAACCTGAGCCTCGGCGGCGGCGTGGACCAGGCCGAGAATGACGCCGTGACCAACGCCAACAGCAAAGGCCTGTTCATGGCCATCGCGGCCGGAAACGAGAACCAGAACGCCTGCAACGTCTCCCCGGCCAGCGCCGCCGGGGCGTTCACGGTCGGCGCGACCACCAAGACCGACCGCCGCGCCGACCCCAACGACTGGGGTTACACCGCTTCCGGCAGCCCCCTGGGCAGCAACTACGGCACGTGCGTGGACATCTCTGCACCCGGGACGGGCATCACCAGTACCGTCAACACCAGTGACACGGCGATCAGCAGCGCCACCTGGAACGGCACGAGCATGGCCACTCCGCACGTCGCGGGCGCCGCCGCCCTAGTCCTGGCCGCCAATCCCAGCTACACCCCGGATCAGATCAAGACCGCCCTGCTGAACGCGGCCACCACCGGCAAGCTGACCAACCTGAATGGCAGCCCCGACAAACTCCTGTACGTGGGCACGGGCAGCACCACCCCCACGCCGACGCCCACGCCCGGCACCACCTACCAGGGCAGCGTGAACGCCGGGTACAGCGCCTACGAGCCGAAAACCTCCGGGTACTTCCAGTACGCGGGCGGCACCCTGAAGGGCGCCCTGACCGGCGCCAGCGGGACTGACTTCGACCTGTACCTCCAGAAGTGGAACGGCAGCGTCTGGGCGGACGTGGCCGCTGCCGAGGGCAGCACCAGCACCGAGAACATCACCTATGTGGCCGCCAGCGGCTACTACCGCTGGCAGATCTACGCCTACAGCGGCAGCGGCGCGTACACCCTCGTCGAGAACCGCTGA
- a CDS encoding Hsp20/alpha crystallin family protein encodes MMRFDPFREIEELTQRMDRAFGQAAAPARFAPPVDVHEDDQGLELTLDLPGVTPDQVQIEAENQTLTVQATRTYDRREGRTAHRVERAHGTLARTFSVPAKYDLTKVEADLQHGTLTIKVPRSEAAQKRTITVRTNNVLDSETASA; translated from the coding sequence ATGATGCGATTCGATCCCTTCCGTGAAATTGAGGAACTGACCCAGCGCATGGACCGCGCGTTCGGCCAGGCTGCTGCGCCCGCCCGCTTCGCCCCGCCCGTTGATGTGCACGAGGACGACCAGGGCCTGGAACTCACCCTGGACCTGCCCGGCGTGACCCCCGACCAGGTGCAGATTGAAGCGGAGAACCAGACGCTGACCGTCCAGGCCACCCGCACCTACGACCGCCGCGAAGGCCGCACCGCCCACCGCGTCGAACGCGCCCACGGCACCCTGGCCCGCACCTTCAGCGTGCCCGCCAAGTACGACCTCACCAAAGTGGAAGCCGACCTGCAACACGGCACCCTGACCATCAAGGTGCCCCGCAGCGAAGCCGCCCAGAAACGCACCATCACCGTCCGGACGAACAACGTTCTCGACAGTGAGACGGCCAGCGCGTAA
- the pyrR gene encoding bifunctional pyr operon transcriptional regulator/uracil phosphoribosyltransferase PyrR produces the protein MTPKATILTADEVRRALTRIAHEIIERNKGAENLALIGVHTRGIPLARRLAEKLSTLEGVDVPTGMLDITLYRDDLSEVAQQPIIRETQVPFDLRDRRVILVDDVLYTGRTVRAALDALIDLGRPAGIQLAVLVDRGHRELPIRADYVGKNLPTAASEVVKVKLQETDDVDSVELWDMEALR, from the coding sequence GTGACGCCTAAAGCCACGATCCTCACCGCCGACGAGGTCCGCCGCGCCCTGACCCGCATCGCGCACGAGATCATCGAACGCAACAAGGGCGCCGAGAACCTCGCCCTGATCGGCGTGCACACCCGCGGCATCCCCCTGGCCCGCCGCCTCGCCGAGAAACTCAGCACCCTCGAAGGCGTGGACGTCCCCACCGGCATGCTGGACATCACCCTGTACCGCGACGACCTCAGCGAGGTCGCCCAGCAGCCCATCATCCGCGAGACGCAGGTGCCCTTTGACCTGCGCGACCGCCGCGTGATCCTCGTGGACGACGTGCTGTACACCGGCCGCACCGTCCGCGCCGCGCTGGACGCCCTGATCGACCTCGGCCGCCCCGCGGGGATCCAGCTGGCCGTCCTCGTGGACCGCGGGCACCGCGAACTGCCGATCCGCGCGGACTACGTGGGCAAGAACCTGCCCACCGCCGCCAGCGAAGTCGTGAAGGTCAAGTTGCAGGAAACCGACGACGTGGACAGCGTCGAACTGTGGGACATGGAGGCGCTGCGATGA
- a CDS encoding dihydroorotase has product MITITNIKRVGSEKTESVTIEGGLIKGWNLPEEGQVIDGQGGTVAPALIELHAHLREPGQTEKEDLASGLAAAAAGGYGTVVSMPNTSPVVDDPAIVRSLIEKASGLGFARLRPAAALTKGQKGEELAELTYLKEAGAAMFTDDGRTNENARTLRLGLETAGSLGMVISVHAEDASLRADGVMNEGPVSESLGLPGNPAAAEAARVARDIEIVAGLHAQGVPARLHIQHLSTARALDLVRAAKAQGLPVTCEVCPHHLTLTDEALRSFDAIYKVAPPLRTQVDADHLLEGLRDGSVDCLATDHAPHTRAEKERDLLDAPSGIAYIELAFPLMYTRFGETLGLERILDLMTAAPARVMGWEAPTLDAGAKADLVILDLSTERPVNPAEFKSKAKFTPWAGETLKGWPVLTVVDGKVAYQR; this is encoded by the coding sequence ATGATCACGATTACGAACATCAAGCGCGTCGGGTCGGAGAAGACCGAGAGCGTCACCATTGAGGGCGGCCTGATCAAGGGCTGGAACCTGCCGGAAGAAGGTCAGGTCATCGACGGGCAGGGCGGCACGGTCGCGCCCGCGCTGATCGAGCTGCACGCGCACCTGCGCGAGCCGGGGCAGACGGAGAAGGAGGACCTCGCCAGCGGTCTGGCGGCGGCGGCGGCCGGTGGGTACGGCACGGTAGTGAGCATGCCGAACACCAGCCCTGTTGTGGACGATCCGGCGATCGTGCGCAGCCTGATTGAGAAGGCGTCGGGCCTGGGCTTCGCGCGTCTGCGTCCGGCGGCAGCGCTGACAAAGGGGCAGAAGGGTGAGGAGCTGGCCGAACTGACCTACCTGAAAGAGGCGGGCGCGGCGATGTTCACGGACGACGGGCGCACGAACGAGAACGCCCGCACGCTGCGCCTGGGGCTGGAGACGGCTGGGAGCCTGGGCATGGTGATCAGCGTGCACGCCGAGGACGCCAGCCTGCGCGCGGACGGCGTGATGAACGAGGGGCCGGTCAGCGAGTCGCTGGGCCTGCCCGGGAACCCGGCAGCGGCGGAGGCGGCGCGCGTGGCGCGGGATATCGAGATCGTAGCGGGCCTGCACGCGCAGGGCGTCCCGGCGCGGCTGCATATCCAGCACCTGAGCACGGCGCGCGCCCTGGATCTGGTGCGCGCCGCGAAGGCGCAGGGCCTGCCAGTGACGTGTGAGGTCTGCCCGCACCACCTGACCCTGACGGACGAGGCGCTGCGTTCTTTTGACGCGATCTACAAGGTCGCGCCGCCCCTGCGCACGCAGGTGGACGCCGATCACCTGCTGGAGGGGCTGCGGGACGGCAGCGTGGACTGCCTCGCCACGGATCACGCGCCGCACACCCGCGCGGAGAAGGAACGAGACCTGCTGGACGCACCCAGCGGCATCGCGTACATCGAACTGGCGTTCCCGCTGATGTACACCCGCTTCGGTGAGACGCTGGGCCTGGAGCGCATCCTGGACCTGATGACGGCCGCACCGGCGCGCGTGATGGGCTGGGAGGCACCCACCCTGGACGCGGGCGCGAAGGCTGATCTGGTCATCCTCGACCTGAGCACCGAACGCCCCGTGAACCCCGCCGAGTTCAAGAGCAAGGCGAAGTTCACGCCCTGGGCGGGCGAGACCCTGAAGGGCTGGCCGGTGCTGACCGTCGTGGACGGGAAAGTCGCGTACCAGCGGTAA